A stretch of the Fusobacterium varium genome encodes the following:
- a CDS encoding sodium:proton antiporter: MIAVLKLSPVFVLAALMISGFDALIAAPLATIVAALIAMWTEKKNFAYILDAAITNVREITIALFILMAAYALAETFMSTGVGASIINMALNLGITGKTVALTGAIVTSVLSIATGTSWGTFAACAPIFLWLNHIVGGNILLTTAAIAGGACFGDNIGLISDTTIVSSGIQGVEVVRRIRHQGVWSGLVLLLGVIAFGVAGMMMGLPSVTGNGAEAINQIPAEVWTKLAEERESAVTLLNQVRDGVPYYMVIPLILVLVAAFMGYQTFICLFLGIAAAYILGKFAGTVTSTTDYLNDLVMTGFADAGSWVVVMMMWVAAFGGIMKVMDAFKPVSDLVGKISKNVRQLMFWNAILSIFGNMALADEMAQIVTIGPIIRNLVEKNVVGSEEDMYTLKLRNATFSDAMGVFGSQLIPWHVYIGFYIGIASTVYPLHDFIAIDIIKYNFIAFIAVFSMLFLTLTGFDRFIPKFALPREPQVRLKTAEEKKADEAVAQA, encoded by the coding sequence ATGATAGCAGTACTTAAGTTAAGTCCGGTATTTGTGCTTGCAGCACTTATGATAAGCGGATTTGATGCTCTGATCGCAGCACCATTAGCAACAATAGTTGCAGCATTAATAGCTATGTGGACAGAGAAGAAAAATTTCGCATATATTCTTGATGCGGCAATAACAAATGTAAGAGAGATAACAATAGCATTGTTTATCTTGATGGCAGCTTATGCTCTGGCAGAAACATTTATGTCAACTGGAGTAGGAGCATCAATCATCAATATGGCACTAAATTTGGGGATAACAGGAAAAACTGTTGCATTGACAGGAGCAATAGTAACATCTGTATTATCAATAGCAACAGGAACAAGCTGGGGAACATTTGCAGCCTGTGCACCTATCTTCTTATGGCTTAATCATATAGTAGGAGGAAATATTCTTCTTACTACTGCTGCGATAGCAGGAGGAGCATGTTTTGGAGATAATATAGGTCTTATTTCAGATACTACAATAGTAAGTTCTGGAATTCAGGGTGTTGAAGTTGTTAGAAGAATTAGACACCAAGGTGTATGGTCAGGACTTGTATTATTATTGGGAGTAATAGCTTTTGGAGTTGCAGGAATGATGATGGGACTCCCATCAGTAACTGGAAACGGAGCAGAAGCTATTAATCAAATACCAGCAGAAGTTTGGACAAAACTAGCTGAAGAAAGAGAATCAGCAGTTACATTGTTAAATCAAGTAAGAGATGGAGTTCCTTATTATATGGTAATTCCTTTAATATTGGTTCTTGTTGCAGCATTTATGGGATATCAGACATTTATATGTTTATTCTTGGGAATAGCTGCTGCATATATACTTGGTAAATTTGCGGGAACAGTAACTAGCACAACTGATTATTTAAATGATCTTGTAATGACAGGATTTGCAGATGCAGGATCATGGGTTGTAGTAATGATGATGTGGGTAGCAGCATTTGGTGGGATAATGAAGGTAATGGATGCATTTAAACCTGTATCTGACTTAGTTGGAAAAATTTCAAAAAATGTAAGACAACTTATGTTCTGGAATGCTATTCTTTCAATATTTGGAAATATGGCGTTAGCAGATGAAATGGCTCAAATTGTAACTATTGGACCTATTATTAGAAACCTTGTTGAAAAGAATGTAGTAGGAAGTGAAGAGGATATGTATACTCTTAAACTTAGAAATGCCACATTTAGTGATGCAATGGGAGTATTTGGATCTCAGTTGATTCCATGGCATGTTTATATTGGATTCTATATAGGGATAGCTTCAACAGTATATCCACTACATGATTTTATAGCAATAGATATAATAAAATATAACTTTATAGCCTTCATAGCTGTATTCAGTATGTTATTCTTAACTTTAACTGGATTTGACAGATTTATACCTAAATTTGCTCTTCCTAGAGAACCACAAGTAAGATTAAAAACTGCTGAAGAGAAAAAAGCTGATGAGGCAGTAGCTCAAGCATAG
- the gpmI gene encoding phosphoglyceromutase — translation MNKKPLMLMILDGWGINKHPEQKNAITAANPENFYRLMKEYPHSELEASGEAVGLPDGQMGNSEVGHLNIGSGRVVYQPLVEISKDIREGTFFNNEVLKEAFKYAVKEGKPVHFGGLVSPGGVHSHTDHLYGLLMMAKKYGVKAYIHAFLDGRDTAPESGEGFLKELEAKMKEIGEGVIATISGRYYAMDRDKNWDRVKKAYDAMVYGKGNHASTVVEAIEKSYTENVSDEFVIPTVIHPEGIIKKGDVFINFNFRPDRAREITRALNDKEFSGFEREYLGLKYYCMRQYDSTIDAPVIYGEKDITNTFGEVISKAGLKQLRTAETEKYAHVTFFFNGGKEAQYEGEERKLVASPKVATYDLQPEMSACGVTEGLMEALDSGKFDVIIVNYANPDMVGHTGVFDAAVAAVKKIDFCLGKVSQKVLDLGGTLFVTADHGNVELMEDPVTKIPFTAHTTNRVPFIMVSDRYKNYKLEDGKLSDIAPTMLEILGLDKPKEMNGKSLLKK, via the coding sequence ATGAACAAAAAACCATTAATGCTTATGATATTGGATGGATGGGGTATAAATAAACATCCAGAACAGAAAAATGCAATAACAGCTGCAAATCCTGAAAATTTTTATAGACTTATGAAAGAATATCCTCATTCTGAACTTGAAGCTTCTGGTGAAGCTGTAGGATTACCGGATGGACAAATGGGGAATTCAGAAGTGGGACATTTAAATATAGGATCAGGAAGAGTGGTTTATCAGCCATTAGTAGAGATATCTAAAGATATCAGAGAGGGAACTTTTTTTAATAATGAAGTTTTAAAAGAAGCTTTTAAATATGCAGTAAAAGAAGGAAAGCCTGTACATTTTGGAGGTTTAGTATCTCCAGGAGGAGTGCACTCACATACTGACCATCTTTATGGACTTTTAATGATGGCTAAAAAATATGGTGTGAAAGCTTATATCCATGCTTTTCTTGATGGAAGAGATACAGCTCCTGAATCAGGAGAGGGATTTTTAAAAGAGCTTGAAGCAAAAATGAAAGAAATAGGAGAAGGAGTTATTGCAACTATATCTGGAAGATATTATGCTATGGATAGAGACAAGAATTGGGATAGAGTAAAAAAAGCATATGATGCAATGGTATATGGAAAAGGAAATCATGCTTCAACAGTAGTAGAAGCAATAGAGAAATCATATACAGAAAATGTAAGTGACGAATTTGTGATACCTACTGTGATACATCCAGAGGGAATTATCAAAAAAGGAGATGTATTTATAAACTTTAATTTTAGACCTGATAGGGCAAGAGAAATAACAAGAGCTTTGAATGATAAAGAATTTTCTGGATTTGAAAGAGAGTATTTGGGTCTTAAGTATTATTGTATGCGTCAGTATGATTCTACTATAGATGCTCCAGTAATTTATGGAGAGAAAGATATAACTAATACATTTGGCGAAGTAATATCAAAGGCTGGATTGAAACAATTAAGAACAGCTGAGACAGAAAAATATGCACATGTAACTTTTTTCTTTAATGGTGGAAAAGAAGCACAATATGAAGGGGAAGAAAGAAAACTTGTAGCATCACCTAAAGTAGCTACATATGATCTTCAACCTGAGATGTCAGCATGTGGGGTAACAGAAGGACTTATGGAGGCTTTGGATTCAGGAAAATTTGATGTTATTATAGTTAATTACGCCAACCCTGATATGGTAGGTCACACAGGAGTATTTGATGCAGCTGTAGCTGCTGTTAAAAAAATAGATTTTTGTTTGGGAAAAGTTTCTCAAAAAGTGTTGGATTTAGGAGGAACACTTTTTGTAACTGCTGATCATGGAAATGTTGAACTTATGGAAGACCCAGTTACAAAAATACCATTTACAGCACATACAACAAATAGAGTTCCATTTATAATGGTATCAGATAGGTATAAAAATTATAAACTTGAGGATGGAAAATTATCAGATATAGCACCAACTATGCTTGAAATTTTAGGTTTAGATAAACCAAAAGAGATGAATGGGAAATCATTATTGAAGAAGTAA
- the tpiA gene encoding triosephosphate isomerase: protein MRKKVIAGNWKMNKTNAEAVEMLTELKELVKGIDNVGIIIGAPFTALSDAVKAVNGSNIAIAAENVYPKDSGAYTGEISPVMLKSIGVEYVILGHSERREYFKENDEFINEKVKAVLAAGMLPILCIGEKLEEREAGKTGEVTETQIRGGLKDLTAEEAKKVIVAYEPVWAIGTGKTATPEMAQETHRQIRDVLVSMFGNKTAEDMIIQYGGSMKPDNAVELLAQKDIDGGLIGGASLKASSFAEIVVAGK from the coding sequence ATGAGAAAAAAAGTTATAGCTGGGAACTGGAAAATGAATAAAACTAATGCAGAAGCAGTGGAAATGCTTACTGAATTAAAAGAACTTGTAAAAGGAATAGATAATGTAGGGATAATAATAGGAGCACCATTTACAGCTTTGTCAGATGCTGTGAAAGCTGTAAATGGAAGTAATATAGCAATAGCAGCAGAAAATGTTTATCCAAAAGATTCAGGAGCATATACAGGAGAAATTTCACCAGTCATGCTTAAATCAATAGGAGTAGAGTATGTTATTTTAGGACATTCTGAAAGAAGAGAATATTTTAAAGAAAATGATGAATTTATTAATGAGAAAGTTAAAGCTGTATTAGCTGCTGGAATGTTACCAATACTTTGTATTGGGGAAAAACTTGAAGAAAGAGAAGCAGGAAAAACTGGTGAAGTTACTGAAACTCAAATCAGAGGAGGCTTAAAAGATCTTACTGCTGAAGAAGCCAAAAAAGTAATAGTTGCTTATGAACCAGTATGGGCAATAGGTACAGGAAAAACTGCTACACCTGAAATGGCACAGGAAACACATAGACAAATAAGGGATGTATTAGTATCTATGTTTGGAAATAAAACTGCTGAAGATATGATAATTCAATATGGAGGATCAATGAAACCGGATAATGCAGTTGAATTATTAGCACAAAAGGATATTGATGGTGGACTTATAGGAGGAGCATCTTTAAAAGCTTCTTCATTTGCTGAAATAGTTGTAGCAGGAAAATAA